One segment of Solanum stenotomum isolate F172 chromosome 1, ASM1918654v1, whole genome shotgun sequence DNA contains the following:
- the LOC125852551 gene encoding kirola-like produces MGVKGKLIASVVVKCGGHSFYDIFHTNTHHVPKISPRNINHFEIHEGETMKAGSIVSWKYNEAGQKMYMKHLVEDVDPHKKSITWKPIEGDLLELYNYFNVITSCDYQWTTWTIEYEKKTEDTPEPLIHLGFILDLTKDVEAHLLEK; encoded by the exons ATGGGCGTGAAAGGTAAGTTAATTGCTTCTGTGGTGGTGAAGTGTGGCGGACACTCgttttatgatatttttcataCCAATACTCATCATGTACCCAAAATAAGTCCTAGAAATATCAACCATTTTGAGATTCATGAAGGTGAAACTATGAAGGCTGGTTCAATTGTTAGTTGGAAATATAATGAAG CTGGACAGAAAATGTACATGAAGCACTTAGTTGAAGACGTCGATCCTCACAAGAAATCAATCACATGGAAACCGATTGAAGGAGATTTATTAGAGTTGTATAATTACTTTAATGTTATAACATCTTGTGACTATCAATGGACTACTTGGACAAttgaatatgaaaagaaaactgaagaCACACCAGAACCCCTCATTCACTTGGGTTTTATCCTTGACCTGACCAAGGATGTAGAGGCTCACCTTCTTGAAAAGTAG
- the LOC125876363 gene encoding uncharacterized mitochondrial protein AtMg00860-like, with the protein MVDPAKIEAIGDWAKPISVTEIHSFVGLAGYYRRFVEGFSTIATPLTRLTRQDVPFVWSEECERSFLRLKELLTIAPILTLPGVRCEIYTDHMSLQYIMSQRDHAQSSLLDRIRSRQFEDEDLVALQDRILGGDTGLATLDLDGVLRFGDRLCVPRVGGLI; encoded by the exons atggtagatcccGCTAAGATTGAGGCCATTGGTGATTGGGCCAAGCCCATCTCTGTGACAGAGATTCATAGCTTCGTCGGATTGGCAGGCTACTACAGgcgttttgttgagggattttctactaTAGCAACGCCTTTGACTCGATTGACTCGCCAGGATGTTccgtttgtgtggtcggaggagTGTGAGAGGAGCTTTCTGAGGCTGAAGGAGTTGCTTACCAttgctcctatattgactcttcca GGAGTTCGGTGCGAGATCTATACTGATCATATGAGCCTTCAGTACATTATGAGCCAGAGGGATC ATGCTCAGTCATCTCTGCTGGATCGGATTCGCAGCcgccagtttgaggatgaggacttAGTGGCACTTCAAGATCGAATTTTGGGAGGTGACACTGGCCTGGCTACCTTAGATTTAGATGGGGTTTTAAGATTTGGTGATCGACTTTGTGTTCCAAGAGTTGGGGGTTTGATTTAG